One segment of Streptomyces sp. NA02950 DNA contains the following:
- a CDS encoding xanthine dehydrogenase family protein subunit M — translation MKPAPFVYHRARDAVGATRLLSELGDESKVIAGGQSLVAMMSFRLARPRHLVDIAGLKELDYLRTGPDGALHIGALTTHHTVETASDERLGTGFAVLRTAMEWVGHLPIRTRGTVGGSLAHADATAEWALLAVALDAQVVALGPRGERRIPAADFFQGYYTTALDPDELLVEVVFPHPERYAALTEFAERRGDFAIVSTVVALDLRDGAVHGGRVALGGVAPLPVRSPAAEAVLAGGGPAGPELFTACAEAAAAAADPPGDGNGDAAYRTALIRELVRRACEEAVSR, via the coding sequence ATGAAGCCCGCCCCGTTCGTCTACCACCGGGCCCGTGACGCCGTCGGCGCCACCCGGTTGCTGAGCGAGCTCGGTGATGAGTCGAAGGTCATCGCGGGCGGCCAGAGCCTGGTCGCGATGATGAGCTTCCGGCTCGCCCGGCCCCGGCACCTGGTCGACATCGCCGGCCTGAAGGAGCTCGACTATCTGCGCACCGGCCCCGACGGGGCACTGCACATCGGAGCGCTCACCACCCATCACACGGTGGAGACCGCGTCCGACGAGCGGCTGGGTACGGGTTTCGCGGTGCTGCGCACGGCGATGGAGTGGGTCGGCCATCTGCCGATCCGCACCCGTGGCACCGTCGGCGGCAGCCTGGCGCACGCCGACGCCACCGCCGAGTGGGCTCTGCTCGCGGTGGCGCTGGACGCCCAGGTGGTGGCCCTGGGGCCGCGCGGTGAGCGCCGGATCCCGGCCGCCGACTTCTTCCAGGGTTACTACACCACCGCGCTCGACCCCGATGAACTGCTGGTCGAGGTGGTCTTCCCACATCCGGAGCGGTACGCGGCGCTCACCGAATTCGCCGAACGCCGCGGGGACTTCGCGATCGTGTCCACCGTGGTGGCACTGGATCTGCGGGACGGCGCGGTGCACGGCGGCCGGGTGGCGCTGGGCGGTGTCGCACCGCTGCCGGTGCGGTCCCCGGCGGCGGAAGCGGTACTGGCCGGTGGCGGCCCGGCCGGTCCCGAGCTGTTCACCGCGTGTGCCGAGGCCGCCGCCGCGGCGGCCGATCCACCCGGCGACGGCAACGGGGACGCCGCCTACCGCACGGCCCTCATCCGCGAACTGGTCCGGCGCGCCTGCGAGGAGGCGGTTTCCCGGTGA
- a CDS encoding MarR family winged helix-turn-helix transcriptional regulator: protein MSDETAPAESLPIAPAALTAAPGYQVRRLYQAYLAVWVRAVDSTLTGPQFAVLTAVDAAPGRDQRSMASAVALDTSTMADVARRLENRGLITRRTAAEDARRKLLFLTEEGERTLRAANDRARALDERLMAPYGPERRDELMRLLTSLADHWEGLTEEP from the coding sequence ATGTCTGACGAAACCGCACCTGCCGAGTCCCTGCCGATAGCTCCCGCTGCCCTGACCGCCGCCCCCGGCTATCAGGTCCGCCGCCTGTACCAGGCGTATCTGGCGGTGTGGGTGCGCGCGGTCGACTCGACGCTGACCGGTCCGCAGTTCGCGGTGCTCACGGCGGTGGACGCGGCGCCGGGCCGCGACCAGCGGTCGATGGCGTCGGCGGTGGCCCTGGACACCTCGACCATGGCGGACGTGGCCCGCCGGCTGGAGAACCGGGGGCTGATCACCCGGCGGACCGCGGCCGAGGACGCCCGCCGCAAGCTGCTCTTTCTGACGGAGGAGGGCGAGCGGACCCTCCGGGCGGCCAACGACCGCGCCCGCGCCCTCGACGAGCGGCTGATGGCGCCGTACGGACCGGAGCGGCGCGACGAACTCATGCGTCTGCTGACGTCCCTCGCCGACCACTGGGAGGGACTGACCGAGGAGCCGTAA
- a CDS encoding isochorismatase family protein, protein MTGSTYGEGTDRTYERAGFGAPVRRGGRPAVVVVDLTRGFTEDTFPSGTDLTEVVAATSTLIDAARPAAVPVFFTAIAYSPAEAAGDAVTWLRKAPGMRAMAEGSDAVALDPRLPRREGDPLVVKKGASAFFGTSLAAMLTGLGRDTVLVCGATTSGCVRATAVDAVQCGFDVLVPRACVGDRARGPHDAALFDIQAKYGDVIDLAEATGYLGRLPAARPAPVL, encoded by the coding sequence GTGACCGGGAGCACCTACGGCGAGGGGACCGACCGCACCTACGAGCGGGCCGGGTTCGGCGCGCCCGTGCGCCGGGGCGGCCGCCCGGCCGTGGTCGTCGTGGATCTCACCCGCGGCTTCACCGAGGACACCTTCCCCTCGGGCACCGATCTGACCGAGGTGGTGGCCGCCACCTCGACGCTCATCGACGCGGCCCGCCCGGCCGCGGTGCCGGTGTTCTTCACCGCCATCGCCTACTCCCCGGCCGAGGCCGCCGGGGACGCGGTCACCTGGCTGCGCAAGGCACCCGGGATGCGGGCGATGGCCGAGGGCAGCGACGCGGTGGCGCTCGACCCCCGGCTGCCGCGGCGGGAGGGGGATCCGCTGGTGGTGAAGAAGGGCGCCTCGGCGTTCTTCGGCACCTCGCTCGCCGCGATGCTCACCGGCCTCGGCCGCGACACCGTCCTGGTGTGCGGGGCGACCACAAGCGGCTGTGTCCGGGCCACCGCGGTCGACGCCGTGCAGTGCGGCTTCGATGTGCTGGTGCCGCGCGCGTGCGTCGGCGACCGCGCCAGGGGTCCGCACGACGCCGCGCTCTTCGACATCCAGGCCAAGTACGGCGATGTCATCGATCTCGCGGAGGCCACCGGCTATCTCGGCCGGCTGCCCGCCGCCCGTCCCGCCCCGGTCCTGTGA
- a CDS encoding (2Fe-2S)-binding protein — protein sequence MTDTAPRERQLITLDVNGERHELLIEPRRTLVDALRHDLLLTGTHVGCEHGICGACTVLVDGSPARACLMFAAQAEGARIRTVESLADGAELSDLQRAFSEHHGLQCGFCTPGFLMLAEGFLAERPEAAKEEIREVVAANLCRCTGYQTIVEAIDDCAARRRKET from the coding sequence ATGACCGACACCGCCCCGCGGGAGCGGCAGCTCATCACGCTCGACGTCAACGGCGAGCGCCATGAGCTGCTGATCGAGCCGCGCCGTACGCTCGTGGACGCCCTCCGCCACGACCTGCTGCTGACCGGCACCCACGTCGGATGCGAACACGGCATCTGCGGCGCCTGCACCGTCCTGGTCGACGGCAGCCCGGCCCGCGCCTGTCTGATGTTCGCCGCACAGGCCGAGGGGGCCCGGATCCGCACTGTCGAATCGCTGGCCGACGGAGCCGAACTCAGCGATCTGCAACGGGCGTTCAGCGAACACCACGGATTGCAGTGCGGTTTCTGCACCCCGGGGTTCCTGATGCTCGCCGAGGGTTTTCTCGCCGAGCGCCCGGAGGCGGCCAAGGAGGAGATCCGCGAGGTCGTGGCAGCCAACCTGTGCCGCTGCACCGGCTACCAGACCATCGTCGAGGCGATCGACGACTGCGCCGCCCGGCGCCGGAAGGAGACGTAG
- a CDS encoding aspartate/glutamate racemase family protein → MPDHHIGLIVPSSNLTMETELPRMLRARESVAPEDRFVFHSSRMRMRHVTPEQLREMNAQTERAALELADARPDVVASACLVALMAQGPGHHEVAEAEIAAVLDGQGAKAPVVSSAGALLGGIAALGARRVAIVTPYMKDLTCLVAGCIEAAGVEVVDALSLEVPDNLAVARLDPADLREHWKRLRLDDADALVLSACVQMPSLEAIQAVEDEAGLPVLSAATATAFRVLDALGLPPVVPGAGRLLSGARCGAAMS, encoded by the coding sequence ATGCCGGATCATCACATAGGGCTGATCGTGCCCAGTTCGAACCTGACGATGGAGACCGAGCTGCCGCGGATGCTGCGCGCCCGCGAGAGCGTTGCCCCCGAGGACCGCTTCGTCTTCCACAGCAGCCGGATGCGGATGCGGCATGTCACGCCCGAACAGCTGCGGGAGATGAACGCGCAGACCGAGCGGGCCGCCCTCGAACTGGCCGACGCCCGGCCCGATGTGGTCGCTTCGGCGTGTCTGGTGGCCCTGATGGCACAGGGGCCAGGCCATCACGAGGTGGCGGAGGCGGAGATCGCCGCGGTCCTCGACGGGCAGGGGGCGAAGGCACCGGTGGTCTCCAGCGCGGGCGCCCTGCTCGGCGGGATCGCGGCGCTCGGCGCCCGGCGGGTGGCCATCGTGACCCCGTACATGAAGGACCTGACCTGTCTGGTGGCCGGGTGCATCGAGGCCGCGGGGGTCGAGGTGGTGGACGCGCTCAGCCTGGAGGTGCCGGACAATCTGGCGGTCGCCCGGCTCGATCCGGCGGATCTGCGCGAGCACTGGAAGCGGCTGCGGCTGGACGACGCGGACGCGCTGGTGCTGTCGGCGTGTGTGCAGATGCCCTCGCTCGAGGCGATCCAGGCGGTCGAGGACGAGGCCGGACTGCCGGTGCTGTCGGCCGCGACCGCCACCGCCTTCCGGGTGCTGGACGCGCTCGGTCTGCCGCCGGTGGTGCCGGGCGCGGGGCGGCTGCTCAGCGGCGCCCGGTGCGGCGCGGCCATGTCCTGA
- a CDS encoding xanthine dehydrogenase family protein molybdopterin-binding subunit → MGASVARREDPRLLTGRGRFIDDIQLPRMLHAQFVRATVAHATVTGIDLSAVREVPGVAAAFTAEDLELGDITARLGRPASEFVATAMPVLARDRVRFVGEPLAVVVARDAYAAEDGLEAAKVRYEVRPPVVSAERALAPGAPLVHDEAPRNTLLNVSMFATEGIDAVFDSAPHVVRVRARTGRQNALPLETRGAVASWDAREDQLLLHTCTQVPHQVRTVAARCLRLDERAVRVVVPDMGGGFGLKCVVGREEIAVAAAALRLGRPVKWIEDRKDALTASFLAREQQYDARAAFDADGRILALEADIVCDMGAYSCYPFTAGIEPLMASAEMPGVYEVPAYRVRGRAVTTNKAPTAPYRGVSRPQYVMVMERLFERAARELGMDPVEIRRRNVITDFPYTGVNRITYDPGSYRESLDLCERVVKEEGWYTAREEAAAEGRHLGIGYACFSERTGYGSAAFAQRKMEVVPGFDISEVRMDTSGAVVVTTGTMSHGQSHETTMAQIVADELGLDIAKVRIHQGDTDRITYGWGTFASRSIAVGGSAVRLAAAKLGEKLCRIAAARWDLSPEAVELVSGGIRRRDGSGGLLGFEELADLAYLRAHLLPKDLEPGLSATATFDVFNDGTFSNATHGVVVELHPGTGQVEILAYVCVEDCGVAINPQVVEGQCRGGIAQGIAGALYEQVTYDEQGEPSATSFMDYKVPTAREIPDVLIRHLETPCAFTETGAKGAGEGGTIGAPAAVLNAVNDALRPTGTELDTTPITPETVQRAFGRTVEHTS, encoded by the coding sequence ATCGGCGCCTCGGTCGCCCGCCGGGAGGATCCCCGGCTGCTCACCGGCCGCGGCCGGTTCATCGACGACATCCAGCTGCCAAGGATGCTGCACGCGCAGTTCGTCCGCGCCACCGTCGCCCACGCGACCGTCACCGGGATCGATCTGTCGGCGGTGCGCGAGGTACCCGGTGTGGCGGCCGCGTTCACCGCCGAGGACCTGGAGCTCGGCGACATCACCGCCCGGCTGGGGCGTCCGGCCTCCGAGTTCGTCGCCACCGCCATGCCGGTGCTGGCCCGGGACCGGGTGCGCTTCGTCGGCGAACCGCTGGCCGTGGTGGTCGCCCGCGACGCCTACGCCGCGGAGGACGGTCTCGAGGCGGCGAAGGTGCGCTACGAGGTCCGCCCGCCGGTGGTCTCCGCCGAACGGGCCCTCGCCCCCGGGGCGCCCCTGGTCCACGACGAGGCACCGCGCAACACCCTGCTGAATGTGTCGATGTTCGCCACCGAGGGCATCGACGCCGTCTTCGACAGCGCTCCGCATGTGGTGCGGGTCCGGGCCAGGACCGGACGGCAGAACGCGCTGCCCCTGGAGACCCGGGGCGCCGTGGCGAGCTGGGACGCCCGGGAGGATCAGCTGCTGCTGCACACCTGCACCCAGGTGCCGCACCAGGTCCGCACGGTGGCGGCGCGCTGTCTGCGGCTGGACGAACGCGCGGTACGGGTGGTCGTCCCCGACATGGGCGGTGGCTTCGGTCTCAAGTGCGTGGTGGGGCGCGAGGAGATCGCGGTGGCGGCGGCCGCGCTGCGCCTGGGCCGCCCGGTCAAGTGGATCGAGGACCGCAAGGACGCCCTGACCGCGTCGTTCCTCGCCCGGGAACAGCAGTACGACGCGCGGGCGGCCTTCGACGCGGACGGCCGGATCCTCGCGCTGGAGGCCGACATCGTGTGCGACATGGGCGCGTATTCGTGCTATCCGTTCACCGCCGGGATCGAGCCGCTGATGGCCTCCGCCGAGATGCCCGGGGTGTACGAGGTCCCGGCGTACCGGGTGCGCGGCCGGGCGGTGACCACCAACAAGGCGCCCACCGCGCCGTACCGTGGGGTCAGCAGACCGCAGTACGTGATGGTGATGGAGCGGCTCTTCGAGCGCGCCGCGCGGGAGCTGGGGATGGACCCGGTGGAGATCCGGCGACGCAATGTCATCACCGACTTCCCCTACACGGGCGTCAACCGCATCACCTACGACCCCGGTTCCTACCGGGAGTCGCTGGATCTGTGCGAGCGGGTGGTCAAGGAGGAGGGCTGGTACACGGCCCGGGAGGAGGCGGCGGCCGAGGGACGCCATCTCGGCATCGGCTACGCGTGTTTCAGCGAGCGCACCGGCTACGGCTCCGCCGCCTTCGCCCAGCGCAAGATGGAGGTGGTCCCGGGCTTCGACATCTCCGAGGTCCGGATGGACACCAGTGGCGCGGTCGTGGTCACCACCGGGACGATGAGCCACGGACAGAGCCACGAGACCACGATGGCGCAGATCGTGGCCGATGAACTCGGCCTGGACATCGCCAAGGTCCGGATCCACCAGGGCGACACCGACCGCATCACCTACGGCTGGGGCACCTTCGCCTCCCGGTCCATCGCGGTGGGCGGCAGCGCGGTCCGGCTGGCCGCGGCCAAGCTGGGCGAGAAGCTGTGCCGGATCGCCGCGGCCCGCTGGGACCTGTCTCCCGAGGCGGTGGAGCTGGTGTCCGGCGGCATCCGCAGACGCGATGGATCCGGCGGGTTGCTGGGGTTCGAGGAGCTGGCGGACCTCGCCTATCTGAGGGCGCATCTGCTGCCCAAGGACCTGGAGCCGGGGCTGTCCGCCACCGCCACCTTCGACGTGTTCAACGACGGCACGTTCTCCAACGCCACCCATGGAGTGGTGGTGGAGCTGCATCCGGGCACCGGACAGGTGGAGATCCTGGCGTATGTGTGCGTCGAGGACTGCGGGGTGGCGATCAACCCGCAGGTGGTCGAGGGCCAGTGCCGCGGCGGTATCGCCCAGGGCATCGCGGGCGCGCTGTACGAGCAGGTGACCTATGACGAGCAGGGTGAGCCGTCGGCCACCAGCTTCATGGACTACAAGGTCCCCACCGCACGGGAGATCCCGGACGTGCTGATCCGCCATCTCGAGACACCGTGTGCCTTCACCGAGACCGGGGCCAAGGGCGCGGGCGAGGGGGGCACCATCGGGGCGCCCGCGGCCGTGCTCAACGCGGTCAACGACGCCCTGCGGCCCACCGGGACCGAACTCGACACCACCCCCATCACCCCGGAGACCGTGCAGCGCGCCTTCGGCCGGACCGTGGAGCACACCTCATGA
- a CDS encoding SRPBCC family protein — protein MHLSSTVPVPAPPDAVFALVNDVERVASCMPGAALDGRDGDTWRGRVKVKVGPITAAYAGTVRFLEVDAERRRLRVQARGADEHGNGDAEAEVTLEVAETAEGARLDISTDLVIRGKIAQFGKGAIGAVSDRILQRFAQNLGGLLDQDRAVGAPVSPAPVATTAPTASAPGSRPPAPAADTELDGLSLIAGPVLTKYGPLAAAFAFGLFEGWLLGRLTTQEKQLRAAGRVR, from the coding sequence ATGCACCTGTCCAGCACGGTCCCGGTCCCCGCCCCGCCGGACGCGGTGTTCGCCCTGGTCAACGATGTGGAGCGGGTCGCCTCCTGTATGCCGGGCGCCGCCCTCGACGGCCGGGACGGCGACACCTGGCGCGGCCGGGTGAAGGTCAAGGTCGGACCCATCACGGCCGCCTACGCGGGCACCGTCCGCTTCCTGGAGGTCGACGCCGAGCGGCGGCGGCTGCGGGTGCAGGCGCGGGGCGCGGACGAGCACGGCAACGGCGACGCGGAGGCCGAAGTCACCCTGGAGGTGGCGGAGACCGCCGAGGGGGCCCGGCTGGACATCTCCACCGACCTCGTCATCCGCGGCAAGATCGCCCAGTTCGGCAAGGGCGCGATCGGAGCGGTCTCCGACCGGATCCTCCAGCGGTTCGCCCAGAACCTGGGCGGGCTGCTGGACCAGGACCGGGCCGTCGGCGCTCCGGTGTCCCCCGCCCCGGTCGCCACCACCGCCCCTACCGCCTCCGCACCCGGCTCCCGTCCGCCCGCCCCCGCGGCGGACACCGAACTCGACGGTCTGTCACTGATCGCCGGTCCGGTGCTCACCAAATACGGCCCGCTGGCCGCGGCGTTCGCCTTCGGGCTGTTCGAGGGCTGGCTGCTGGGGCGGCTGACCACCCAGGAGAAGCAGTTGCGCGCGGCGGGGAGGGTCCGGTGA
- a CDS encoding alpha/beta fold hydrolase: MPVPERSVLQSALADLADVPATGRWVRSGRLRLHVLDYGGPGVPLVVLPGITSPAITMDFVARELVGAVRPLVVDVRGRGLSDAGGAYGLEEYAEDTEAVVLGLGLDRPLLLGHSMGARIAVVVAARGKVPLRGTVLVDPPMSGPGRGPYPTALETFLGQLDQALRGTDADEVARAWPRWPRREQELRARWLSSCAREAIAATHRGFETEDFFDWWPSVPGPTVLLYGAESPVVTAADAEEAARMNPPARLTAIAGAGHMVFWDRPAAAVAAVREALRPLLA, encoded by the coding sequence GTGCCCGTGCCCGAGCGGTCCGTCCTTCAGTCCGCGCTCGCCGATCTGGCCGATGTCCCTGCCACCGGACGGTGGGTCCGTTCGGGCCGGTTGCGGCTGCATGTGCTCGACTACGGCGGTCCCGGGGTACCGCTGGTCGTACTGCCCGGGATCACCTCACCCGCGATCACCATGGACTTCGTCGCCCGTGAACTGGTGGGCGCGGTACGGCCGTTGGTGGTCGACGTCCGCGGGCGGGGGCTGTCCGACGCGGGCGGGGCGTACGGCCTCGAGGAGTACGCCGAGGACACCGAGGCGGTGGTGCTCGGACTGGGGCTGGACCGTCCGCTGCTGCTCGGCCATTCCATGGGCGCGCGGATCGCGGTGGTGGTCGCGGCCCGTGGCAAGGTGCCGCTCCGGGGCACCGTACTGGTGGATCCACCGATGAGCGGGCCGGGGCGGGGGCCGTATCCGACGGCCCTTGAGACCTTTCTCGGCCAGCTGGACCAGGCGCTGCGCGGCACCGACGCGGACGAGGTGGCCCGCGCCTGGCCGCGGTGGCCGCGGCGGGAGCAGGAGCTGCGGGCCCGCTGGCTGTCGAGCTGTGCGCGGGAGGCGATCGCCGCCACCCACCGCGGTTTCGAGACCGAGGACTTCTTCGACTGGTGGCCCTCGGTGCCCGGTCCGACGGTGCTGCTGTACGGCGCGGAGAGCCCCGTGGTCACCGCGGCGGACGCGGAGGAGGCCGCCCGGATGAATCCTCCGGCGCGTCTGACGGCGATTGCCGGCGCGGGTCACATGGTGTTCTGGGACCGCCCGGCCGCCGCGGTCGCGGCCGTCCGCGAGGCGCTGCGTCCCCTGCTCGCGTGA
- a CDS encoding ABATE domain-containing protein codes for MDVAPEQSPRPRVTAQLRALRFDAGSLALNLVATLGRRTGVPIERLGTLDRLRDWCHGVGLRLGDDEITDRLLAELHTVREAAHDVVAAVLHDRVPRPESVALLNARARPAPPPPRLRMPGSGAGVEAVTRPLSGREAQAAVVRDLIALVGDPERRGALRECEAELCSMVYLDPGGSGRRRWCSMRRCGNSAKAARRRGRAATAP; via the coding sequence ATGGACGTTGCACCGGAACAGTCTCCCCGGCCGCGCGTGACCGCCCAGTTGCGCGCGCTGCGCTTCGACGCGGGCAGCCTCGCGCTGAACCTCGTCGCCACCCTCGGCCGCCGGACCGGTGTCCCGATCGAACGGCTCGGCACCCTCGACCGGCTCCGCGACTGGTGTCACGGTGTCGGACTGCGGCTCGGGGACGACGAGATCACCGACCGTCTCCTCGCCGAACTGCACACGGTGCGTGAGGCGGCCCACGACGTGGTGGCCGCCGTACTCCACGACCGGGTGCCCCGCCCGGAGTCGGTGGCACTGCTCAACGCCCGGGCCCGCCCCGCCCCGCCGCCGCCACGGCTGAGGATGCCCGGATCCGGTGCCGGAGTGGAGGCGGTGACCCGCCCGCTGTCCGGCCGGGAGGCGCAAGCGGCCGTCGTCCGCGATCTCATCGCACTGGTCGGCGATCCCGAGCGGCGGGGTGCCCTGCGGGAATGCGAGGCGGAGCTGTGCTCGATGGTCTACCTCGACCCCGGTGGCAGCGGACGGCGCCGGTGGTGTTCCATGCGGCGCTGCGGCAACAGCGCCAAGGCCGCACGTCGCCGGGGCCGCGCGGCCACCGCGCCCTGA